CCTCATCGATGTCTTTTGAttcatcttcaaactctAATCTTGAGCATTGATTTTGATCGACCTTCGAACAGCCTCAGGAGCTCCCCTGAGTTGTATGTCGACCTCATAAATACCCAAATGTTTGACACGGTCTGTCTCTTCCGTCTCCTGaacaaatttgatatcttccgGTCCAAACACAACCCGCTTTCCTTCCGAGTCCTGACCTAAGATGGTCTTCATCTTTGCGGCTATATCCGCAGTTGATACCGATCCATAGATGGGTACCTTTTCTGATTTCCCTGTACTATTCTTTGAAGCTGCAGcggatattgaagaagatgacgcTAGGGATGGTGAGACCTTCTTTACCGGTACAGGAGCAACAGTAATGGCCGTTTCGAAGAAGTCTATATAGGGTGGTATCAAATCGGATAAGATAGCTGTGGAGCGTTCGGGCTATTCACAACCAGTCAGCATTTCTTGTCTTTTAATTTGTGGAAAAATTGAAGGTAGACGTACGCTCAGCAATTCAAGCTCAACCACCTTCTTGAGGTTCAGTCGACGCTCTCCGCTGAGGAATTTCAATGCCTTCTTCTGATCTTGCACCGGCTCTATTCTGATGGCTTTGCGCTTTCCAAAAGTACTATCAGGGAGAGATACATTTTTCCTCGAACCAGCTTGTTCGGACTCTGTAGGTGTCACATATACAGCAAATCCTCTGCCATACAGCTTATTTCGCATCAATCCAGGAGGAACTTGAACAATTCTTCCTATAACAAAATTAGTCACTGGAGTTTTTCATGGCCTTCAGGTACATGCAAACTTGCCCTTTCTGCCAATTCCTATGACAGGTTTCAGTAACTGAATTGTAACATTATGATCCTTTTCTTTCGcaagcttcttcttccctctgACCTGCTGGCTACTTGAGAATAGCAGTCCATCACCGAAACTACCTGTTGTCCGGCGTAGGCATGCTAGGCATGAAGGTACCCGCGATTGTAATAATGAAGCCATTGAAAGACAATGAGTTGAAGAGATCTCCAAATAATCGTTGCGAGTTCAAATCGCCAAAAATATTTGGGTTTGCTTACTTGACACCTCTGTTTAATTCATTCACCCCTCCACTAGCGTCGGAATATCGGTATGAACAAACACTGGGGTAACGACAAAATGAAGTCTGTATTGCCAATATTTGGTTCTGTTGACCTTGATAAGAGATTTCGGAATACCTTCTTTCCAAAAGTATTTTCCTCAGATCGTTCATGACAGTCGAGCATTTTGCACTGTCTGCGGAGGAGAGTTTTCAAGGAGTTGACATACAATTCATTGTTTCTACTTGGGGTCCGGAACAACTTTGGCAGCGGGGACCTGATCTTACCATACAGAACTTATAGGCTTCAACTCCTTATTTTCTTGAACGCAGAAAGAAGTCGCCCGAACGGTTAAATTCGAAGGTGTGTTTTGTGATGGAACAGTGATTAttgaatcttcttcctcaaccttTCAACATTGcctcttctcctcatcatctcttctcctcaacCTCGTCGTTGATTCAACTCGCCCATCATCTTATCCGACCTCCCCCCGAAATTTCCGACGATCTTGAGTTTGACGAAAGTATGCCAGATAAACAATTCACAACTTTAACATATGCCGCGGGCGCCTCTCTAGCTGCAATCACACTCGTCTATGTATTTGCGCCAACCTTCCTAATGGACGAACAAAACTCGTCATCCAATacgaggaagaaaggagTGGTAGGATTGGTCAATACTGCCAATGATTGTTTTATAAACTCAGTACTCCAGGCCCTCGCTGGTTTAGGAGACCTACGCATATATCTGATCAGGGAAACACATAGAAGGGACTTGGATAGCTCAGAGGTATACAGTCGGATTGTGGAGGACCCGGCGCGGCAGGGTTTACCAGCATGGAAGATAGAAGGTCTACAAAAGGGCTTAGTTACCACGGGACTGAAAGACATTCTGGACGCATTGAACGAAAGACCTCTGTACAAAAAAACGATATCTGCTGGGCCATTTGTAACTGCACTAGAAGCTGCTTTCAAGCAGAGGATTAGCCGGCAACAACAGGACGCGCAGGAGTTTTTGCAAGTAGTGGCTGAGAGATTAAACGATGAGTACCATGCAGGTCACAGGGCAAGAAATCACGCAAGGGATTTAGAAGCTGCCACTGCAGAATTGAACACTTCAAATAAAGGGACTGTGAATGAAGAGCTGGGCCAGCTTAATTTGAATGATAGCGATACGCCCGAGACCAGCTCTCCTGCGACAAAAGCGCCATCGGATTCTTCTCATAACTCAGAAAACGCAAGCTCAACTCTGTCAAGGTCGCCTCAGCAAGGCGGAGAGCCTGATAGTGACATTGATAAGGAAGATGGGTTCCCATTCGAAGGTGGTTCCGAGTCACAAATTGAATGTTTAACCTGTGGTTTTAAACCAAGGCCTACACAGACAACATTCTGTTCTCTTACATTGACTGTTCCTCAGGCCACATCTACCACATTAAATGCATGCTTTGATGGAATGTTTAAAACAGAATATATTGAGGATTTCAAATGCGAGAAGTGTAGATTATTACATGCCTTGGAAACCTTCGAAGAGGAATACTCTCgatcaaattctcaaaaattCAAGGAGAAGACTCAAATATCAATCGACAAACTGAAGGCTGCTATAGAGACAAACCCCGAAGAGGAGCTTCTCGACGTTGAACTACCAGATTCGAGATTTGCTCCCAAGCGAAAAATTGCCAAACATGTCCGTATTACCAAATTCCCAAAAGTCATGGCGATTCATCTGTCAAGGTCAATCTTCGACTCCAGATCAACGACGATGAAGAATTCTGCCAAAGTGGCATTCCCCGAACAGCTCCCACTTGGAGGTTTATTGGACCGACGAAAGTACAAACTTCTTAGTCTAGTCTGTCACAAGGGGAGTCACCATAGTGGACACTATGAATCTTTCCGGAGACAAAATATTGTCGCTCCATTTTCAACCCCAAATACTTTCCAGCCATCAGTGGCGTATGCCAGATCTTCAACCCATACCCCTTCATTACCTTCGACCCCTCAAACAAGTGCTACTCCAAGGGATGATGGTGATAACACGACACTCTCATCGA
The sequence above is drawn from the Botrytis cinerea B05.10 chromosome 11, complete sequence genome and encodes:
- the Bcubp16 gene encoding Bcubp16, whose protein sequence is MPDKQFTTLTYAAGASLAAITLVYVFAPTFLMDEQNSSSNTRKKGVVGLVNTANDCFINSVLQALAGLGDLRIYLIRETHRRDLDSSEVYSRIVEDPARQGLPAWKIEGLQKGLVTTGLKDILDALNERPLYKKTISAGPFVTALEAAFKQRISRQQQDAQEFLQVVAERLNDEYHAGHRARNHARDLEAATAELNTSNKGTVNEELGQLNLNDSDTPETSSPATKAPSDSSHNSENASSTLSRSPQQGGEPDSDIDKEDGFPFEGGSESQIECLTCGFKPRPTQTTFCSLTLTVPQATSTTLNACFDGMFKTEYIEDFKCEKCRLLHALETFEEEYSRSNSQKFKEKTQISIDKLKAAIETNPEEELLDVELPDSRFAPKRKIAKHVRITKFPKVMAIHLSRSIFDSRSTTMKNSAKVAFPEQLPLGGLLDRRKYKLLSLVCHKGSHHSGHYESFRRQNIVAPFSTPNTFQPSVAYARSSTHTPSLPSTPQTSATPRDDGDNTTLSSTPELLSSKTASTTSLSNTNGRHSLDSSLNNKHLSGVNPTSASSIASSSKTAGPTSAPHDSDTGSIRSLGRSARKTLSKVSSTISRSSPASSSPNLSPSNPEISRASLTETVRTRRKKKVVERWWRISDEKIKESKTSEVLGMQKEVYMLFYELERGEEDP